In Pseudomonas abieticivorans, the genomic window CCTGTTCGCACGACAGTTGGATCTCGACGCCGTGGCTTTCCAGCACCTGGGCGACGCTGCGGTCTGCCGCCACGTCGAACACCTGGCCGGTACTGGCGACCTTGACCTTGAAGCTGCCGTCGTTGGCCGTGTCGGTGGGGGCAGCGGCAAAGTATTCGCGGTGCAGTTGCTCTTCGGCCCAGCCCTGTGCCCGGGCGCTGTCCAGTATGTGCTGCATGAAGCCACCCGGGCCGCACACGTACAGATGCCGCTGCGCGTGCGGGCCGGCCAGTACCTGCGCGGCATTGAGCGCGGTGGCGGGCTGTTCGTCGAAATGCAGGGTTACCCGATCGGCAAAGGGCGAGGCTTGCAGGCGCTCGACAAAGGCTGCGCGCTCGGCGGAGCGGGCGCAGTAATGCAGCTCGAATTGCGCGCCGCTGCGGGCCAGGTGCTCGGCCATGCACAGGATCGGCGTAATGCCGATGCCGCCGGCAAACAGCAGGCTGCGCTGGGCGTTTTCGGCCAGGGGGAACAGGTTGCGCGGCGCGCTGATGGTCAGGCGCGCACCGGCTTGCAACTGCTGGTGCACGGCGTGGGAACCGCCCCTTGAGGCTGGGTCCTTGAGCACGCCGATCAGGTAGCGATGCCGCTCCCCAGGGTGGTTGCACAGGGAGTATTGGCGCACCAGCCCGCCAGGCAGGTGCACATCGATATGCGCGCCGGCGCTGAACGCCGGTAGCGGGGCGCCGTCCACGGCGGCCAGTTCCAGGCTGCAGATGTCCAGCGCCTCGTCGTTGCGGGCCAGCACGGTGACCTCGATCATTGCGCGACTCCCGTTGGGATCAGTTGCGGCGTGGCGTGTTCCCGGGCGATCAGGCGGTCCAGCACTTTGCGCGACTGCACACCGCCGGCGTCGATGTTGAGTTTGAGCAGGTTGCGCTGGGGGTGTTTGAGCAGGTTCAGCTGTTGGCGTTCGAGCATCTCCAGGTCTTCGCTGAAAATTTTGCCTTGGCCTTCGCGGATGCTCGCGGTGAGCGCTTCGTCCCGTGGGTTGAAGTGGCGCGCCATGCCCCAGAAGTACCAGATGGAGGTGTCGGTTTCCGGGGTGATGAAATCGACCACGATGCTCGAGGCCTTGAACTGGGCGGGGGCGTTGTAGCCACCCTTGCCGGCGTGGGCCACGCCCACCTCGATCAGTACGTGGCTGGGCGGGCTGAAGCGGCAGATCTGCCAGCGGTCCACCGGCACGTCATCGGCCAGGTTGTTGCCGCGCAGTGCCATGCGCCAGAAGGGCGGGGCCATGATGTTTTCCATGTGCCGGGCAGTGACTACTTCGTCGCCTTCGACGGTGGTCACCGGGGCGGCCTCATCGATTTCCTTTTGGCCGATGCTGGAAGCGTGCACGTAGGTCTCGTGCGTCAGGTCCATCAGGTTGTCGATCATCAGCCGGTAGTCACAGCCGATGTGAAACAGGCCGCCGCCATAGGCCCATTCGTCGCTTTCGGCCCATTCCAGGTGGTGGATCAAGGCCGGGTCGGCTTGAGCCTGGTTACCGGGCCAAACCCAGATAAAACCATGGCGCTCCACCACCGCGAAGGTTTTGTTGCAGGGGAAGCCGCGTACGCGTTGGCCGGGCATCTCGACGGTCTTGCCGTCACAACCCATCACCAGGCCGTGGTAGCCGCACACCAGGTTGCCGTCTTGCACATACCCAAGCGACAACGGCGCCCCGCGGTGGGGGCAGAAATCCTCGACGGCAGCGACTTTGCCTTCCAGGCCACGGTAAAAAACGATGCGCTCGCCACAGATCTGCCGGCCCAGGGGCTTGCTGTCGATTTCATCGGGGGTGCAGGCGACGTACCAGGTGTTTTTTGGATACATGGAGGTTCTCCAGGCTTAGATTGTTTTTATAGTTGCTGGATCCATTGAAGTGGTTTTTGTGGCTTTTTGTCAAGCTATTGGATTTTTATGTATCCATTGTGAGGGCTATGGGTCACAAAAAAGCCCGCGAGGAAACCAGGCGGGCTTTGGGTCGTGCGGGTTTGGCTTAGTGCTTGCTGTCCTGCGCCGACATCGCCAGCAGGTGTTTCTCCTGGTTCCAGTCGAACGGCTCTTCGTTCTCTTGAGCTTCGAAGCGGCGCTCTTCCAGGGCCTGGTACAGGTCGATCTCGTCATCCGGCATGTAGTGCAGGCAGTCGCCGGCGAAATACCACAGCAGGTCGCGTGGAATCAGGTGGGCGATCTGCGGGTAGCGGGTGATCACCTGGCACATGATGTCCTGGCCCAGGTACTGGCTCTCGATCGGATCGACCGGCAACTGCGCGCGCAGTTCGTCGAAACGCTCCAGGAACAGCGCGTGGCTTTCTTCCGGCACCTGTTCGGCTTCACCCAGGGCCACGAGGATGGTACGCAGGTGATCGAGCAGAATCAGATGGTGCTCGAGGTGGGAATTGGCCATGGTGTGATCCTCTTGAATAAAACAGGCGCGCGAGTATACGGCTCCACGCGCCCGGTGTCTGCGCGTGGCGACTACCGTACCGTGTCGGTAACGCGTTGCAGTTGCTCCTTGCTGAAGTCATCCACGTCGATCACCTTGCGCCGCGCGGCCTCGGCGCGGCGCAGGGTTTGGGCTTCGCCGGCCTGCAACACGCCGGCGTTGAGCGCCGCGTCGATCGGGTGTTCGCCGGCGGCCGGGGTAAACTGGCCGGCCTTGAGCGCCACGTGGAGTTTTTTCTGCAGCGGCTGGGCCGCGAGCAGCAGGTCGCAGGCAACCTGCAGCGCGCCGACCGGGTCGTCTTCGCCTTGCGGGCGGTAGCAACCGGCAAGCAGCTCTTCCAGCGCCGGATCGCCCTTGGCGCGGCCGATGATGCTGGCCACCTCGGCGTCCAGTTCATCCGAAGGGCCGGTATGCCGGCGGCCAAACGGGAACACGATCACCCGCAGCAGGCAGCCGAGCACGCGGCTCGGGAAGTTTTTCAACAACGCGTCCAGGGCGTGTTCGGCCTGGCCCAGGCTTTCTTCCATGGCCCAGCACAG contains:
- a CDS encoding PA2817 family protein, translated to MANSHLEHHLILLDHLRTILVALGEAEQVPEESHALFLERFDELRAQLPVDPIESQYLGQDIMCQVITRYPQIAHLIPRDLLWYFAGDCLHYMPDDEIDLYQALEERRFEAQENEEPFDWNQEKHLLAMSAQDSKH
- a CDS encoding PDR/VanB family oxidoreductase yields the protein MIEVTVLARNDEALDICSLELAAVDGAPLPAFSAGAHIDVHLPGGLVRQYSLCNHPGERHRYLIGVLKDPASRGGSHAVHQQLQAGARLTISAPRNLFPLAENAQRSLLFAGGIGITPILCMAEHLARSGAQFELHYCARSAERAAFVERLQASPFADRVTLHFDEQPATALNAAQVLAGPHAQRHLYVCGPGGFMQHILDSARAQGWAEEQLHREYFAAAPTDTANDGSFKVKVASTGQVFDVAADRSVAQVLESHGVEIQLSCEQGICGTCLTRVLEGVPEHRDMYMTPAEQALNDQFTPCCSRSKTPLLVLDI
- a CDS encoding aromatic ring-hydroxylating oxygenase subunit alpha, with the protein product MYPKNTWYVACTPDEIDSKPLGRQICGERIVFYRGLEGKVAAVEDFCPHRGAPLSLGYVQDGNLVCGYHGLVMGCDGKTVEMPGQRVRGFPCNKTFAVVERHGFIWVWPGNQAQADPALIHHLEWAESDEWAYGGGLFHIGCDYRLMIDNLMDLTHETYVHASSIGQKEIDEAAPVTTVEGDEVVTARHMENIMAPPFWRMALRGNNLADDVPVDRWQICRFSPPSHVLIEVGVAHAGKGGYNAPAQFKASSIVVDFITPETDTSIWYFWGMARHFNPRDEALTASIREGQGKIFSEDLEMLERQQLNLLKHPQRNLLKLNIDAGGVQSRKVLDRLIAREHATPQLIPTGVAQ